From the genome of Desmodus rotundus isolate HL8 chromosome 2, HLdesRot8A.1, whole genome shotgun sequence, one region includes:
- the ATP5PO gene encoding ATP synthase subunit O, mitochondrial produces the protein MASPAVSGLSRQVRCFSTSVARPFAKLVRPPVQVYGIEGRYATALYSAASKQNKLEQVEKELLRVAQILKDPKIAAPIMNPYVKRSVKVKSLNDMTAKEKFSPLTSNLINLLAENGRLTSTPAVVSAFSTMMSVHRGEVPCAVTTASPLDEATLSELKTVLSSFLSKNQILKLEVKTDPSIMGGMIVRIGEKYVDMSAKTKIQKLSKAMREAV, from the exons ATGGCCTCCCCAGCAGTGTCCGGGCTCTCCCGGCAG gTGCGATGCTTCAGCACATCTGTGGCCAGGCCATTCGCCAAGCTCGTGCGG CCCCCCGTTCAAGTGTATGGCATCGAAGGTCGCTACGCCACTGCTCTGTACTCTGCGGCATCTAAGCAGAATAAACTGGAACAAGTAGAAAAGGAATTGCTGAGAGTAGCG CAAATCTTGAAGGATCCCAAAATAGCGGCCCCGATTATGAATCCCTACGTAAAGCGGTCTGTTAAAGTGAAGAGCCTGAACGACATGACCGCAAAGGAGAAGTTCTCTCCCCTCACGTCCAACCTGATCA ACCTGCTTGCTGAGAACGGCCGCCTGACCAGCACGCCCGCCGTGGTCTCCGCCTTTTCCACCATGATGAGCGTCCACCGCGGAGAGGTGCCGTGCGCCGTGACCACCGCGTCT CCTTTAGATGAAGCCACTCTTTCTGAACTGAAAACAGTCCTGAGCAGCTTCCTCAGTAAAAACCAGATACTGAAATTGGAAGTTAAG ACTGACCCGTCCATCATGGGTGGGATGATCGTCCGCATTGGAGAGAAATACGTCGACATGTCTGCGAAAACCAAGATTCAGAAGCTGAGCAAGGCGATGCGGGAGGCAGTCTGA